One segment of bacterium DNA contains the following:
- a CDS encoding DUF3047 domain-containing protein: GRCVTGARRLAGALAALALALGATAAPAADADVLLREEFTSLDAWRPLTFPKIARHSTYTIATGPGSGTWLRAESDCSASGIVWNAQYDVRAYPRLRWRWRIENVYAKGDVTTKSGDDYPIRLYVLFPYDPSAASAGRRLKYALAKAVYGEYPPDSGISYVWESREGAAEWVPSPYTGSVAMFLNEKGPARAGQWIEEEADVLADYRKAFGKDPPRTASLAVMNDSDNTCERSVSFVDWIEISRPAP, from the coding sequence GGGGGCGATGCGTGACCGGCGCGCGGCGCCTGGCCGGGGCGCTCGCCGCGCTGGCGCTCGCCCTCGGGGCCACGGCCGCGCCGGCCGCGGACGCTGACGTCCTGCTGCGGGAGGAATTCACGAGCCTCGACGCCTGGCGGCCGCTGACGTTCCCGAAGATCGCGCGCCACTCGACGTACACCATCGCCACCGGTCCGGGGTCCGGGACCTGGCTGCGGGCCGAGAGCGACTGCTCGGCGTCGGGCATCGTCTGGAACGCGCAGTACGACGTCCGCGCGTACCCGCGGCTGCGCTGGCGTTGGCGCATCGAGAACGTCTACGCGAAGGGCGACGTCACCACGAAGAGCGGCGACGACTACCCGATCCGGCTCTACGTCCTGTTCCCGTACGACCCGTCTGCGGCGTCGGCCGGGCGGCGCCTGAAGTACGCCCTGGCGAAGGCGGTCTACGGGGAGTACCCGCCGGACAGCGGGATCAGCTACGTCTGGGAGAGCCGGGAGGGCGCGGCGGAATGGGTCCCAAGCCCCTACACCGGCTCGGTCGCGATGTTCCTCAACGAGAAGGGCCCGGCGCGCGCCGGCCAGTGGATCGAGGAGGAGGCGGACGTGCTCGCCGACTACCGCAAGGCCTTCGGCAAGGACCCGCCGCGGACGGCGAGCCTTGCCGTGATGAACGACTCCGACAACACCTGCGAGAGGTCCGTCTCCTTCGTGGACTGGATCGAGATCTCCCGCCCCGCCCCCTAG
- a CDS encoding CBS domain-containing protein: MLVRDVLVQKRRREVLTVGPRDSVYDALSQMAEKNVGALVVVDGGRVVGVLSERDYARKVILIGKASRETVVEEIMGAPAITVSTGTSIAECMAVMTGRCLRHLPVVSDGMLVGIVSIGDLVKALLADQEARLGKIEAYISGAYPA, from the coding sequence ATGCTGGTGCGCGACGTCCTCGTGCAGAAGCGCCGGCGCGAGGTCCTGACCGTCGGGCCCAGGGATTCGGTCTACGACGCGCTCAGCCAGATGGCGGAGAAGAACGTCGGTGCGCTGGTCGTCGTCGACGGCGGACGGGTGGTCGGCGTCCTCTCCGAGCGCGACTACGCCCGCAAGGTGATCCTCATCGGCAAGGCCTCGCGGGAGACCGTGGTCGAGGAGATCATGGGCGCGCCGGCGATCACCGTCTCGACCGGGACGAGCATCGCCGAGTGCATGGCGGTCATGACCGGCCGCTGCCTGCGCCACCTCCCCGTGGTCTCCGACGGCATGCTCGTCGGCATCGTCTCGATCGGCGACCTCGTCAAGGCGCTGCTCGCCGACCAGGAGGCGCGCCTCGGGAAGATCGAGGCCTACATCAGCGGCGCCTACCCGGCCTAG
- a CDS encoding pyrimidine/purine nucleoside phosphorylase — protein MTSAPERFDGVAVVTKANVYFDGKVVSHTVLFPDGSKKTIGLIYPGSYTFTTGAPEVMAIVAGACRARLKGESAWREYGAGAAFAVPGNSAFDIAVEAGVAEYVCSFG, from the coding sequence ATGACCAGCGCACCCGAGCGGTTCGACGGCGTCGCCGTCGTCACCAAGGCCAACGTCTACTTCGACGGGAAGGTCGTGAGCCACACGGTGCTCTTCCCCGACGGCTCGAAGAAGACGATCGGGCTGATCTACCCCGGCTCGTACACCTTCACCACCGGCGCCCCGGAGGTGATGGCGATCGTCGCCGGCGCCTGCCGCGCGCGCCTCAAGGGCGAGAGCGCCTGGCGCGAGTACGGCGCCGGGGCCGCGTTCGCGGTGCCCGGCAATTCGGCCTTCGACATCGCCGTCGAGGCCGGCGTCGCGGAGTACGTCTGTTCCTTCGGTTAA